The Megalobrama amblycephala isolate DHTTF-2021 linkage group LG7, ASM1881202v1, whole genome shotgun sequence genome window below encodes:
- the mief2 gene encoding mitochondrial dynamics protein MID49, producing the protein MYYSGKRRGEDGIAAVIDFLLSNARLVLGVGGAAVLGIATLAVKRLIERAGRPPDEKPDKEMTDSWEELSLVSASPKLLHKGIEGVVMKQIAAATKKAELSQPIPLPSPEPQRSDADPPQRRKRLDLCVMTFAERLQQYYRTRVCLSAEEVSVAQQRALDIATEIQAFLHSKHPDMPLGDMMLAGSLLDDLQVVKADHACLIVPLQLESSLWAPIAGEDTFLGHPQYCMVRRENLEYFPRGRSYWDRHLLGGYLSSRLASEQLGKAVMESMNWPSLTGTLECEVRPVLGSPELKLEIQGLTQSSGESFYITVLPTVRLGEMTLTAQREITGSFDYVWYQSLYTNETTRLAALDKADLGVRRKCLKTLKAVCRNCPALRKLNGSHLSNAVLHMSEKETDWSESAFADRFLQAITELIGYLEIGILPSFFKPNVNLFQGFTEDDIDEMGFMLYCAVTEPEILLI; encoded by the exons ATGTATTATTCCGGAAAAAGGCGAGGAGAAGATGGAATTGCTGCTGTCATTGACTTCCTGTTGTCCAATGCCCGGCTGGTTCTGGGCGTGGGCGGAGCTGCGGTGCTGGGCATTGCCACATTAGCTGTGAAAAGG CTGATAGAACGTGCCGGAAGGCCTCCTGATGAGAAGCCTGACAAGGAGATGACAGACAGCTGGGAAGAGTTAAGCTTGGTTAGTGCCTCCCCCAAACTGCTCCACAAGGGTATTGAAGGAGTGGTCATGAAACAGATTGCAGCCGCAACCAAGAAAG cTGAACTGTCTCAACCCATTCCCCTACCTTCACCTGAACCCCAGCGGAGTGACGCCGACCCACCTCAGCGGCGGAAACGCTTGGATCTGTGTGTGATGACGTTTGCGGAGCGTCTGCAGCAGTACTACAGAACACGAGTGTGTCTGTCGGCGGAGGAGGTGTCTGTCGCACAGCAGCGAGCGTTGGATATAGCCACAGAGATCCAGGCCTTCCTGCACTCCAAACACCCAGACATGCCGTTGGGAGACATGATGTTGGCGGGGTCACTGCTCGACGACCTGCAAGTGGTTAAAGCCGACCATGCCTGCCTGATCGTGCCTCTGCAG CTGGAGTCGAGTCTGTGGGCGCCTATTGCCGGAGAGGACACATTTTTGGGTCACCCTCAGTACTGCATGGTGCGGCGTGAGAACCTTGAGTACTTCCCAAGGGGGCGGAGCTACTGGGATCGACATTTACTGGGTGGATACTTGTCGTCACGGCTTGCTTCTGAGCAATTAGGCAAGGCGGTGATGGAATCAATGAACTGGCCATCGCTGACCGGAACCCTGGAGTGCGAGGTGCGACCAGTGCTTGGGTCTCCTGAGCTCAAACTGGAGATTCAAGGATTAACCCAAAGCAGTGGAGAAAGCTTCTATATTACGGTGTTGCCAACAGTGCGCCTTGGTGAGATGACGCTTACGGCGCAACGGGAGATCACTGGGTCATTCGACTACGTCTGGTACCAGAGCCTATACACCAACGAAACAACTAGACTAGCAGCGCTTGACAAAGCAGACTTGGGAGTCAGAAGGAAGTGCCTGAAAACACTAAAGGCCGTGTGCCGCAACTGCCCTGCACTACGCAAGCTCAACGGCAGCCATCTTAGCAACGCCGTTCTACACATGAGTGAAAAGGAAACTGATTGGTCGGAATCTGCATTTGCTGATAGGTTCCTGCAGGCGATCACTGAGCTAATCGGATACCTGGAGATCGGAATCTTGCCTAGTTTCTTCAAACCTAATGTGAATCTGTTTCAAGGTTTTACTGAGGATGACATTGACGAGATGGGCTTCATGCTCTATTGTGCCGTAACTGAACCTGAGATACTACTGATTTGA